The Manis javanica isolate MJ-LG chromosome 13, MJ_LKY, whole genome shotgun sequence region CCCTTCAGAAGTCTGCCTCCCTCAGCACCCAACATCACCTACAACTTCAGTTAAAGAGAGAAGGGTGCAGCTCCCAGCTATGCCCAGTGTTTTGCCCTGAGGATTTTCCAATCTTAccacctttcttcctgtttgctggttctgtgatctttctccttccttctcaaaccaaattttttctgaaacttcTCTACAGTGTTGTTTCGGAAGAAATATGTTACGTTATAAAAAATGGCCTgagttcctcaaaatatattaCCTGAGCTGGGACCGTGCCGGCTGGCAAGGGATCCCTAAAGCAGGTACAGGGCACGGAGGCCGCGGAGGCATAAGcagccaaggagacagaaaaccGATGCCGCCTCTCACCCACATACCTCACTTCGCCCTGATtggccccggaggatggctggctagccagagacgggtaagattcctcaagggaggaacaacctaagacaggcacagtcgcagaggggccatcaggagagaacttgggggccaacagaggtgaggtgcAGATCCTCACCCCCCCCCCGACTCTACAGAGGCCTGAATCTTCACCATCTCCGAGCAAAGTCTCCTCCTCCCATGGCTGCATCGCTGCCCAGGCTCagcttgagacagggaccctgggcttagACACAAAAGGGTGGGGgcatctggaaaaagcaaggcagggtaattacagtcagagcagtgtgacTATGTGCAAGGAAAGCCCCTATCACAACTCTGTATTAAGCATTATACACACTGAGATCAGTAATATTCCCCAGGTGAAGGAAAGTAGTCCGTGTTTTTATTGTGCTAATTGTTTGTAATCATCTCTAAGATTTACTTGAGCCTCCTAAAAGGCccagctgattttttttaactttacctgtatgcggtttttcctccttcatcccctaatcaagtaatttgcagacTGGACAGTTCACTTAGCAAGCTAGCCCAGCCATGAACAGCATGGTAAAGACAAGAAAGATTCTAtattaaagctaagattgcattttaaaacccaggaagttaagaagtaagatttttaatgtcctgccagagggtttcaaccctgggcaagttcagtatggattcaatgtgactaatgaaatgatagtaaaacgttcttggggtgaaagggttatacccaacttaatttccacagtggcaggtccatCACTAACATCCCACCCAATCAGAGCGAGTCTACATACAGTAAGCccgtgtctgcctctgggcctccctccctatacagccatcccacacagccatcctctgggcctctgacctcagcgctgccaccactccagcctctgctctggtcTCCTGCAGCATCACTGCCGTgacactgtgtcacccagagcactgggtgggagctctttctatagagtcaatagcaacctattgcccacatgagaggtgagctagccgactaggcccaggtgcgaatcctggccacaggaagttTCATTTTATCCACTCTTAACACAGTCTGTAGCGAacatacagtaactcagcccaccatggaggcagggagggcagtcttaactgatacgctgcccagccaggaagctgctctgCTGGAGGGAATCCGAGCAGggggaggactgataagaaacttcatgtctcatcttgagaccacttcacaggtccacacccctagccctttgtcgcATTCCTGAGAAATCCTTCCAAGGGGGAGCCCCCACCCTTTCAGTGcgcctccctctctgaggtagcccacactcccctctctctgagtgtgcactttctctccgtaaataaaacctttactctACTTGACTGCTGCGTCTCTGCCTCTCAGTTCTTTGCTGcggcggggacaagaaccgaggagaatgcacaacgccctcctaacaggagtcccagcccaggggaggggtgggggaaggagaaggctgggaggccggggggagaggggtgcgagcatgggagcagagagcttggggagtgtggaagggaagcctggaggaggaactaggagggaatggcagctggggagggaagccgcGGAGCCTCGGTGCTGGTGAGGCAGGGACCGTGGGCgcagacagagcagggtgagggcctccggaataaaacccctactgaaactccatattaaacaagtaagcaaagtcagtcacattcattctctaaagtaatataagcattcttgtgtgagattaattaaaaccaaacatccaggagtaacttggcctgaaatgtttgaatatcccccacgTAAGAAAAGAccgcagcatagcccatgtcttcactgtgtcaattaaatgaggttaTTGTAAAATGTACCGTAGCCTGATAAAAGGCCagacttattttctttatctttacccagatgctgcttttcttcctctagccctaatcaaATGATATGCAATGTAGGCAAGTAATAATGGCAAGTatgcaaaataatctggaagactgataagaaacttagtgtctcttcaaagataagcatttggggaccatttagcaggtctgcatccctggccctttgtctctcacctgcctataaattccctagacTGTGCATCACCCCAGGGCTATCTTGTCCCCTCCGGGCAGGGGCAAGCCAGGAGCTGTGTCctctgctttatctctaaatgaaagcctcgcacatgctctcctaccttgagtgtttgcaaagttcattctctgagcctgtgaacaagaactccatcatcagcttctctgaagagcCCGAAGACAgggagcccccagagcccgtGCCTGGGTGCGGAGTAGCGCACCAGGGGCCAgagggccctgccacctccccagcacatGCCGGGTGGGGAAGGTGCGCTGCAGCCCACAGCCGTGTGAGCCTGGTGTCCCAGCACCAGCAGCCCAGGCCGTGTTGCGCTTGGGGCCCCTGCACACACCATTTGAGGACGGACCGCTGGCCCAGTGACCACCCAccgggcccagggctgctgctttgttttggggcccagaagctcttctgtgtcagggtgaggctggtgggccgtgcaggatgacaggtctgacctgtgccacagccctgccaggggcccgcctgccctcctcctgcccaaacctccctccctttgtggccggggagcctgaggtcatACCTGGGACCACCGTgtaggcagatggctctgagcgTGCTGTGGTAAGGTCCAGGGGAaggagggtggcctgggtgtcccgattttacctcctgtctcctggtcacctgaggctgtcaggagggcccacgtctgcttccccagtcccaatctggggctccacctgcagcataaggcctggagactCTCTCCATCCTGGAACCCCCCAAGGGGGTGTTTGTGCTGATCCTGgagctcccctccaggccaggcctcccctcctgggagggtgaacacatcctgagagtcCTGGGAGAGCgtgtggggagaatcagagccaagtgcctccgctcagcctccccagccttttgTCGCAGACATCAGGCtgctcagccaggacccaggagtgGGACACCAGGGGActcacaccagcctggcctggggatgggcggctgaggggcaccatgggggaggactgggAACCCGGGAGCTTTGGGGGGTGCTCCGAGGTGTGAAGCGTGGAGAAAGTGGGCTCAGACAAAGCCCCCCAGTGGAAGGCGtgcacctcttggaggtgctttgagagaccaagAAGTTTTTCGCAAAGGTattttctggaatgtgtggaGCAGCTCTGTCTCATTAAgtgggacagtgctagactggcaccctgcagccctgggatctactcGAGTACACAAGTTTCCGtgtctgatcataatctataGGTGACAGGAAGTAAGGTTCAGTTTCTGTTTGAGCAGCCCTCCCCAGTGTTGCCGAGGTGTCCCACCCTGGGGCTTGGAGCACCATGCTCCTCCTCAGCACCTTAcggggggaggacagaggatggaggACAACCTGGCAGAGGTCAGGGCCCCCCTGCATCAGAGAgtttgaggctggggtggggtgggctggggcacacgatgtccgcaggaggggcagagctttgagaagaaagagcagtgtggtggcaatccgttcagcatttattacattctgcacagggatgaccccaacccccaggaaCCATAAACCTCAGAGACAACACCCAGAGCACACTGCGCCTGGGGGggctatttctcagggatgaggggaggaagttgTACAGGGGGCTCCCCTGTAAGCAAGTCCCGGTACCCTGTGACAGTcggccacccctgcatcctcgGATGCCTCCGCTGGGCATCAGGAGGCCGTGGTCCCTCGCAGCACTGCGCCGTGTCTATGTCCATCCCGGGAAAGGCCGGGCCTGGTGAGGACAGCGCCCAGCTAttcctggaaccctgtggctacGACTCGGTGGCTGACGGCGCCCAGGCAGGAGTTGGTGTCACGGCGGGAGGCCACCTGCACGaaggggaacatcctccacaCGGTGGGGTGGCTCGCCTCTGTCCAACGGGCCACAAGCAGAGGGGACGACACAGCACGAAGGTGGCCAGGTGCGCCGCAGCTACATACGGGTCGTTGAGGatgcagcggcagcctggggagctgcccgagtCGGCCgaaggaggaggtgccagagcagctgccccggcagaggctcaggatgagcagcgggaggaggaggagcagcaggcagactggggtcctggggtgccaggtgccgcctgcccgaaggggaagaagctctcctccacatgcagccaggacaccagcagggccgagggcccgatgacagcagctacagggccacgcgGGTGAGCAGAAGAGACTGGTTATCCCGGgctccccccattatcctgcttccaccccgtccccactgccctctgggctccgggccctgtgcggagggtcctgtcaatcaccagcaCCTGGGAGTCCCTGTCACAGAAAGGCTTCTGAGCGTCacctactcacagaggaggaaactgggtccCACAGGGGGcggggaaccacccttcagtctgggACAACCGATCGGCAGTGGAGCGGGATTGCAGCCGCACCGGTCTTTAGGACGCTCCCACACCCTGCATGGCGCAAAGTTTCCTTGACACTGGGGAACAGCCCACCCCCTGCTGAACaccccagcccagaaactcacctggccctggccagtaAGTTTAAATCTTGCGGGACCTGAAGAACTTTAACAGTCCTTTTCTGCCTGCCCTCTGACCTTGGGGCTCCAGATGGTAGGACAGgccgtagctgcaggacagagggacacctgtgagcccctggagccacatgGCAGGGgacccttctcccagagcctgccggcAGCTACAGCCCACACTCCACTCCTGGCAGCCTCACCACTGGTCCTCTCGCAGGATCTTCACTCTCcggaaaaaggacaaaaagtgcTCCTTGGGCTCCAGGTCATACTGCCTGGCCAGGAACTTGTATGTGAGGAGCTCCACTATGAAGTCAgtggcctggggcagaggaaggacaggatgcagacaaggagggggtgaggagtggggcactgggATGATCCCGGATCTCTGCTCACGGAAACCCTCCTTCCTTCCAATGCCATCTAGCCcagcctgttcccactgttgggtctccagctcctcctccaggaaggtgaCCTTGATGCCACCTCATCCCCCACCTTACAAAGCCTTTAGTGTCCTGAGCTCTGTGTGTCTTAACTCTCAACACACGTTAGACCCAGGGGATGGCCAGGACAACGTCCTGCCCAGGGGGTCTTGACTACATCCCTCACCTTTCATGGCTGGGCAATCAACTTTCTGTTTTATaccatcaccctggaaggcagcaaggcGGCCAAACTACATCGGAAACAGCCCCTTAAGCCCAGAACGAGGCCAGAACGttcccaccctttctcaaggtgCAGGACCGCTAGtgccctccaaggggcaggcctgcccacaAAGAGCACCCGGCCCTGTCCCGGGCTCGGGGCTACCGAGAAGCAGGGACTGCACTGGGGAACTGAGGCCTCAGGTgggaaggcactgccagccccccGATGTGCTTCCTGCACTGAAGGAGCAGCATCCCTCCCCTAGGGCAGGGCCTGACGGGGAGACCAGTCCTGCCCAGATGCTGCcccctggagccctcagccccgcctgccctggggccaggatcGGGCTTTAGGTGGGCccttctggcagtcctctccaagaagcccaggtcctggggtgggggtgggggcctcaCGAGAGGGGTGGCTGGTGCTGAGAGGTCCgggctcactgggggctctctcctcGCTAAACCCCACCATTCTGCCCTCCTGAGCCCTGCTGGGTCACTCACGTCCACATGATGTTCCTGTTGTTTCTGTAAGGCGTCGTACAGGATCAGTGCGAGCGGcgggaccatgccctgtgccaccggggtggggaggtgatgagtccccgcctGCCTCAGGGGCGCCCACTGAGCCTCTCCTGAACCCCATACCCgccacccccagctcccttggaTCACCCTGTGCGGCCTCCCCCCTTCCCttcgccctgctctcccctcctggtccctcccagggctggcttttggccattcccaggccctgtgggccctgcacctgtcctccaacttccccctgtacccagctgctctcgccctccttcTGGTCACACCAGAGCTGGCAGTTCAGAGCTGGTGggaccaggagcaggtgcagggtcACCCCCACCGCCCTGACCCTGGCCACGCCACTCTCACCTGCTTGTTCATATGCTGTAATGCCCTGGGGGACTGCTGCCATTTCCTCACCATGGCCCTCGCCTCCTGCAAGGTGCACGACACTCAGgtgctcctgctcccctcccacgtgcctcccacagccagaccgtggtggatggatgccctgcccgagccccctggcacctacgctgtccccacctccagcaggctctcagcccagAGCGACCCCGGCTCCagcacacactcatactcatGTGGGTCCTTGGGCCATGGCCACCGccctgagagggtcaggggaggtccctctgccttccagggtgccctgagcactcACTGTCACCCGGCTATCAgcacggctcccctcacatgaccaggTGGGGTAGGCACAAAGCTGAAGcccatcttgtgctccctggaccctgctcacctGGGAGGCCTGCCCCCCAGGCTGATGGCAAccctccatgtgcacatgagGAGCCTGAGGGTACAGAGGGGCCGTGACaggctcaggggacccaggggagaaGCCGACCTTGCTCAGACACACGCCCCAACCCTGCTGCAAATGCcacaccagccccagccctgaccgGGGGTCTGTCccctgggtcctcactggatgccaggcccGCAGTGAAgtagagccagggagggagacagacgaggcccttatgggcctgggggaccctacttTCCCCGTCACCTTCCCCTGCTCACCCTACACTCCTCGAGTCTTTCCCAAAGCTGTGCCACAGCGCGGCAGAGGACTTGCCCAaaggacccctcccttccagactTCCAGCCCCCATTTACCTTGATGAGCTGTTTCCTTTTAAGCCTGTTGTTCCTCTTTCTAAGTTTTTTGTAGATCCAGGAGCTCTTCCtacggggaggggagaggaggagggataCATGCGGCCAGCAGGTGGAGAGTCTCGGGGCCGACCCCTTTTCCCGGGGATCCTAGAAGGCCCACTAGCCCACAGGAGGCTTTCCACcatggccctgagccctgggaatccgtggcctggggagggggctgcgtgtttccacccagggcctccattcccttctctcccaggggcgaatctgctttgggcaaggtcgctgtccttggggcagagacctcctgctgcagagcacaagctCCAGATCTCCAATGGGCTTCACCCCACAGCTGACATTGGAGGAAACTGATTCCTGCAGGGGTACCCatggcctaacccacagggggccCCAAGAGCCCACCATCCCCGCCCTTATGGCTCTTCTgcctcccaggaagtcccagcccaCTGAGGGACACTGCAAGATGTAGGGGTATCCCTGTCTACTCAGGTGCCCTGGTCCCagggacaggactacccaccaggacaCATGTCCCCAGGTGCTCTCCAGGCGACGTACAGGAGGGTGCTGCAGGGCAAAGTTGATGGCACGGAAGGACTCAAAGTTTCTGAGAGCCAGACACttctgggagggaagacagagctgagagcttgtcctgcttctctgctctatccccccatgaactcctgtccttaaggagacagacacccggggaccccagcacacctggtacctgctgagcagccctcctgggtggaggactgtgcctcaacccaaggaagggtccagggatggctgtcccacccccggggcctgcgagtccaggtccgcacgcccctggcaggagggcccagggaccaTGCAGGGTAGACCGCAggcacccatcctgagagctggccaaGGAGGGGACCCCGGGGGCCGTCCCATGACAGACCTTGGCCACCTgtatccagaactccaccactcgggccctgtcctgggccctcGTGCTCGGGcccccgaggcaggaggagatgaccaaATGAAATGTTGTACCAAAGTGCTTGAGGACGTTAACAATGTTGGGGGCCAGGAGCACAATGGCTTCCCTCCGTGGTTGTCTCTCTACGTAGACCTTGCATTCTTCATATTCAACCCTACTGTACAGCTCCTGGGGATGACAAGAGGTgtcatccagctgtgcccctggtgcccctgttcccaggcaggGTCACTGGTCAGAGCTGggtcccaggcagctggggacgtgctgtgagccttgtggccgtCTGGACTTCAGACCCCGTCCACTGAGGCGCCCAGGACCGcatgcacaggaccccacagtAATGGGGCACAGAGGGGTTTGCTCACAGGCCCCCTCACTCACATCCTCCCTGAGGCACAAGGCAGCTCACGCCTGCCCggcctggggcatctgcctcccattctgccatCCACTGGATCCCGCtgcccactcaggtgcagtttccccTTAAACAACTCCACCAGGacctttgttggtgtctgtgtctcccacgcaGTCAGAtccatggcaggggcctctgaagtgcggTAGCCATAGgagcctgccaggccaatggcccgaggacctaaggccctggcagcacctccctgagcacccctcccctgccctgcccctcccagcccggccaggccctgcccaccttccctctgctcctcatTGGTCTGCAGGGATCCCTAAGGGCCGGCCCTACTGTCCCCATGTGGACATTGAGGGCTTGGGGTGAGGAGAGTCTCTTAGGGAACATggtgagtccgtggggaagctgggatgtgggcccacatcacaggagtccacgtcaggggagggcaggtgtggggtagcccgtgacacagggaaggcccacccccgaccccgagagcccgctccgctcaccgcacacatcagggtcagctgctcggccaccaggcgtGGGGCAAATGCCAGGATGGTCAGCTCCCCCTCCCTCGGCAAATCCCGGGTGCTCATGgtacaggggctggtgggctccagGACCACCTGTGGCTCTGCCCGGCCctgtgccattcctgcaggtgccaTGGGCCCCGTGCCCAAGGACTCATGGGGCTCCAGTTCGGGGTCTGAGACCACTCCTGTAATGTCCCAGGGGCTCGCAGCActggggctggtgggctctggaTCTGGACCTGGCTCTGCCACGCCTGGTGCCATTCTAGCgagtgccctgggccccaggcccgaaggctcatggggctcccgttcagggcctggcccctgggctgaggcctctgctgggacatcctcaagctctgcaggggctgaagTAGGTGACAGTGGCcgtcgctccagcacaggggtctcagggagctcctggacgggcTCTAGCCATGAAGTCGGCCCTCCCcgtgtctctggagccaggtgCATCTGCCGTAGGTCTGGacgaggacacagagaaagggtcaccccggggctgattccccGCGCCTTATAATCACAGAAGAGCCcacactgccttgaagggaaccccagtccgggaagcccaccctacatggtcctctggctgcagcccctcaccttccaacTCTGCCACCATGGGCCCCacgtgctcctcctggaccaagtggtggaggacttgaCCCACCAGGGTGGATGAAAGCTGGCTTGCATCGATGGCGCAGGGCacatgctcgggctcccaggcaaggcgCCTAGCCCATccaatcctggggctggggtaaggccggggggtggcagagtgagaagcctgctCCTTCCATCCACACTGCCCTCCGggtccacccttgtgtgggcctggcaactgtgccctcccctgcctgtccaggcacctgcccgtcctccttcctgaccctgcatgtctgtcctgggaccccatcctctcccatcctcccgaataggaagtccccagttGTCAGGCCGCCCATGGGATTCCAAAGATGACTGACCTGCTAGGCTCTGCTGTGGGCTCCTTGGGCTCCAGCTCAGGTCCTGCCATgggggctgaggccactgctgggacatcctctggctctgcaggggctgaTGCAGGTGACACCATCcgtcgctccagcacaggggtctcagggagctcctggacgggcTCTAGCCACCATGCCGGCCCTCCCTGTGTCTGTGGAGCCAGCTGCATCTGCTGTGGGTCTGAAGTAGGACACAGAGAGAGGGTCACCCTGGGCCTGATTCCCCGTGCCTTACAGTGACAGAAGATCCcacactgccttgaagggaaccccagtccggaAAGCCCACCCTACATGGtcctctggctgcagcccctcacctttcagctctgccaccgtgggccccaggtgttcctcctggaccaagtggtggaggagtTGGCCCTCCAGGGTGGATGAAAGCTGGCTGGCATCTATGATGCTGGGCACAcgctcgggctcccaggcaaggcgCCTAGCCTGTCCCATCCTGCAGCTGGGGtaaggcctgggggtggcagagtgagaagcctggtccttccagccacactgccctccgggtccgcccttgtgtgggcctggccggtGTGCACTCCgctgcctgtccaggcacctgcccctcccccttcctgaccctgcgcgtctgtcctgggaccccatcctctcccatcctcccgaataggaagtccccagtcgtcAGCCCGCCCATGGGAATCCAaagatgagtgacctgctgggctctgctgtgcgccccctgccccaaggcctacacgcctcctctacccattttgtgCACACAGGCAGTGCCCCCTCCTGGCCCAGTGAACGCTCACTTTCTCAGATCCTCCTCTGGCCCCTTGTCATGCCCCCCATTACATGAGGAGGCGGTGAGGGTATCGCCCGTGATGCTTCCCGGCTGTGAcctgcggatgacgcctgaagtgactgcctGACTCCACACGGGACGGGGTCCCAGtactgtgtctgtttccttcactcAGTTATGCTAAGTGTCCCCAAAGGGTCTGCACAAAGTGGGTGCTGCATACCTATTGTGGCTGAAGGAAGTCCTACCCGAACCTTcccaggtacccctctgctgtccccagaggtCCCTCTTGTGGCCATGATGAGGACAAGGACCGGGCACAGCCACAGGGAATCGTGAGCCTCCATTCCAAAAGGCTGCTTCCCATGTGCTTTTCCACatgagccaggctccaggccactgaTGGGTGAGGCCTTAGGCTTTTCATCCGGTAAAGAGAAGTAAGCTCCGAAGTGGCCTGGCTTGGTCGGCTGTCCTTTCTGCACTGCCAGACACCAGGGGAGCCCCTCTAAGCTCCTCCCGTGTTAcccatgggcaccctaacaggctgatcgccaaccaccctgcctgtcagaggagcatGCTGAGGCTCAGACACGTggggacactcaagacacaccgcGGGCTGTGGTCAGAGGCCCGACGGTGCCGAAGAGCGGGTGGGTGCTCACCACGGGAGCCGTTGGCCCGTGGGTGGCTTGTCAGCGTCCTCAGGAGGGAGGGTGGCCTCAGGAGCGCTCCGGCTGGTGTTTGGAGCTGGTTCCACTCGTCCCGTgagctttctccccttcctcctcattcctgtccagggagccctgcgcttggggacctcagtcccatggACAGATGGCTCAGGTTCACGCTgaggggagcagcagagagatagtcagtgggaaacccaggaaccaccaggacaaTGGAGGTTTGCAGCTCACCCGGGAGCCCCCAGCCCCATGGGATGCAAGCAAGGAGAGGCATGGGGTGTCCCCGGGAGCGAGGTTCCAGGCTCTCTGGAGTGGGTCTGTTGACCAATCTCATGGGGCAGCCCTGTGAGGGCCCTGGCAGATTACCAGGCTTGTAATGGGGTCCTGGGGTGTaggcagcctgccccaggtccagggagatggagtaggtaaATCCACCCATCAGCTCCTCCAtgctccccagggtggagctctgcaaagccagagcctggtagcgGGTGAGGAGGCACCCGGGGCTGCgtggacctccccgcagggggcAGTGTGGAACCCAAACCCTGCCCCCGagatcaggcacacagggccatctgcTTAGACATCCAGTCCCTGAGGGAAGAATAGGACACCACCCGGTCTCAGGattaacatgtgggtggaagtacctggtcccagcACTCACCTCCAGTACTGAgtgatgagaccagagctgtgacactgactgcccccctcctccccagcctgcagtccccccatgccccacacccaccgcacacacacaagGAGCCGGGGAAAGGTcagcccgggatgggtcacacagtGGCCTGGTcctggaggggcccgctctgggctgccctgtgttacctcggggctcctcgggagacacggacagaggcgttggaagtgttctctcagccaacgcccacagcgagcaggaagactctccgtctcggcttccctgactcccacgccttcagaaggctccacacaacaagaccgcatgttgctctgtcgagcgcctccggtcaagtgagcaggactggggtctgcgaccaggagctgggttctgtccgggtcacaattcaggttctactgggcgtgtcttcagtgacatcacttcttcaagggtgCATTTCCTGGGCTGCTCCCTGAATTCAGACTCGCCCACATGCCCGTCTGGGCttctgactgcccaccctcctggcccttgccatgcatgagtaCACAGATCTACACCAGAGCCCTCCGTTTGCTGTTTGACAATGACACcaaggtcccagctctgaggagacaagagctgagctcaggccgCTTTTttcaccagttccctgtcctgctgaagccacagcacctcccaggagctgcccaatgtcccaacctgcacagggagggtcatgccagatattcctccctagggacatccccagggatacatggatgacacctccagctcctgggggctgctATCATGTGTGTCTGatgcacagactcagagatggaagaaTGCCAGCCAGGCTTGGCACAGAGCGTGGAACAGCACACAAGTCAGTCCGGGTCcgggccttgtgatcttgggaaGTCAGTCTCATGCTAGGTCGTTTTCAGGTTTGCACCTTGAAGGGGCAGCAATGAGAGGAGATCCAGGTGTTGccatctactggcatccaccttccacAGTTCCAGGCTGCTCATAAACTAGGTGCTTTTCACACCAATCAGT contains the following coding sequences:
- the LOC140845802 gene encoding ral-GDS-related protein-like, with protein sequence MHLAPETRGGPTSWLEPVQELPETPVLERRPLSPTSAPAELEDVPAEASAQGPGPEREPHEPSGLGPRALARMAPGVAEPGPDPEPTSPSAASPWDITGVVSDPELEPHESLGTGPMAPAGMAQGRAEPQVVLEPTSPCTMSTRDLPREGELTILAFAPRLVAEQLTLMCAELYSRVEYEECKVYVERQPRREAIVLLAPNIVNVLKHFGTTFHLVISSCLGGPSTRAQDRARVVEFWIQVAKKCLALRNFESFRAINFALQHPPVRRLESTWGHVSWKSSWIYKKLRKRNNRLKRKQLIKEARAMVRKWQQSPRALQHMNKQGMVPPLALILYDALQKQQEHHVDATDFIVELLTYKFLARQYDLEPKEHFLSFFRRVKILREDQCYGLSYHLEPQGQRAGRKGLLKFFRSRKI
- the LOC140845816 gene encoding uncharacterized protein; amino-acid sequence: MRRKGRKLTGRVEPAPNTSRSAPEATLPPEDADKPPTGQRLPWSQPGSITGDTLTASSCNGGHDKGPEEDLRKPYPSCRMGQARRLAWEPERVPSIIDASQLSSTLEGQLLHHLVQEEHLGPTVAELKDPQQMQLAPQTQGGPAWWLEPVQELPETPVLERRMVSPASAPAEPEDVPAVASAPMAGPELEPKEPTAEPSSPRIGWARRLAWEPEHVPCAIDASQLSSTLVGQVLHHLVQEEHVGPMVAELEGEGLQPEDHVGWASRTGVPFKAVWALL